Part of the Cololabis saira isolate AMF1-May2022 chromosome 15, fColSai1.1, whole genome shotgun sequence genome, AAGTGAAACCGGGTGGAGTTTTCTTTCACAACCTTCTGTATTTCAAACAAGATATCCTTCCAATATTTCTGTATCTTTACACAGGACCAATAACAGTGAGTAAGATCACCGATTTCTGTCTTACCGGTACATTTAAGACAAACTGGAGAGACGTCTTTTCTATATTTGGAGAGACGGTTGGGGGCAATATATGCTCTATGCAGAATCTTTAATTGCATCGCTCTTGTCCTGTTACATTCAGTTATATTCTTTTTATATTCCCAGATGTCGTCCCACATCTCCTCTGTTATCTCAACACCCAGTTCCCTCTCCCAGACTTCTCCCAGTGTCTGAGTGCCAGACTGGCATAAAAGGTTCTAATGACAGCCTTGCCCTGAGAGAGAAGTACTTGTTTCTCTATTCTTGTGACATTCATATCAGCAAGCAAAGATGTGTCTTTTATGATCAAATTTCTTACCTGAAAGTAACGAAAAAGATCATTTCTTGGTATGTCGTATTTTTCCATAACCTGATTGAAAGGCATGAGGGTGGGACCAACAAAGAGATCCCCCAGGGAAACGATTCCCTTAGCTGTCCAGCCTTTGAATGTTTTGTCTAAGGTTCCTGGGGGGAAATCAGGATTATCAGCGATTGAGGTGAAGACTGACGTAAGGCCTGATCTGCCTTCCCTATGCTGTGTGATTTTCCATGCTCTAACAGTATTACTTGTAAATGGGTTGCTGGATAGctttttgatacatttcagtTTATCAATAAAGAGTAGATTTTTTAGAGGACAGCTGGATAACTCCTGGTTTACTCCAGATGAATGAGTTAAACCACCCATTGAGTTGtttcactattttattattgaatAAGATGGGAATCATTTGTATTGGATAAAGCAGGCGCGGAAGGACATTCATTTTTAGAAGTGAGATTCGGCCCAGCCATGATATGGGAAGATCGTTccatctagggttgccacccgtcccgtaaaatacggaattgtcctttatttgagaaaaaaatgttgcactATTATAAAATtgttgaactaatacgggacacgatttgtaccgtattttcattaacttttacaccatattctagttgaattattgaaataaattaacttttacaccatattctagttgaattattgaaataaattaacttttacaccatattctagttgaattattgaaataaattaacttttacaccatattctagttgaattattgaaataagttaacttttacaccatattctagttgaattattgaaataaattaacttttacaccatattcttcacctgtaggctatattacatcttggctgatggacatacatagcataggaggctatttcagttagtagtatggttgtctgtctgtacagtcatgcaagttcaatgctattaaagcactttaaactttaaatcaagcattttgttttttcatataaaataaacacatttttattcagtttagaagttttggggcttttttttttggctcctgcgctgctgaaatgggggcatcccttatttctatttctgaaaggtggcaaccctagttccaTCTCTCcaagtcttgttttattttatcaaataGTGGGTTAAAGTTAGCTTGAAACAACTGATTAAATTTAGGTGATCTCTCTGTTTTTAATCGTTCACCCCTCTTCCGGCCTTGTCCGACGATGTTTCCCCCAAGAACATCTGGTAAAGTTTCAGCTGAGACGGCTGAAAAGCCGTTCTGTCAGCAAGTAAACCCGGCGGCCGGCTCCGCAGGATTTTCTGTAGACGGTGAAATCATTCAGACACCGTTGGAGGTGAGTTTCACGAGGGTGTGATGTGGAGTGACAGCGGTGACAGGACTGCGTCCAGCAGGGCACTTGCAGTAGGACTTTACCCTCCGGCTCGGCAATAAAAGCCGCCGCGGCGTCGTCAGTGCGGCACAAACCCACCAGACGCAGCAACGGAGAGGCTTTACTTCATCCAGCAGAGCATCATGAAGGGACTCGTGCTTTTCGCTCTTTTCTCCGGTAAGTTAAACGCTCGTCTTCGGGTTTAAAAAGTCCGTTTGGACGCCAGCAGGTGAAGCTAACCCGCCGATTTTATCATCCGCAGTCTGCAGCGCCAACATCTTGTGGCAGGAGCCCCCCAAGACCAACCTGGATGTGGTGAAGGAGGCGTTTTGGGACTACGTCGCCAAGGCAACCCTCACCGCCGAGGACTCGCTGAACCAGATCCGGCAGTCCGAGCTTGGGCAGGAAGTGAAGTAAGTagtggtgtaacgatacactaatctcccgatacggtacgatacacgatattgaggtcacgataacaatacgatattatagcagtattattttaacaaccttgaatgaggaacatatgactggaaaaaaattgtcttttatttgaaagacacaaaatactaaacaatactgtgcatttgccctattgttacagtttgtaatgctttataactattaagttttaaagagcaagccaggccaaccattttccacaaactgaactaaaagtaaatgtcaggtatgcatgcacaaactgaatagtttctctcattgacttttttcgtttccagaaatttaacaactaaaattaaataaataaataaaagtaattgaataaactatgaaaagtcccaaactcaaaatgcaacatgactgttatttagcttctgacagagctaagagcttcacatggtcccagcctgaggccgtaaggtgaaccccgttatcgtttcatcctcccacctttggggacgacacaatctttacatcataaaaaagattgattcatgctcaccttagaagtaaaagttcggagctcaaaaccccgcaagagtcccgtgacCTAGACCAGGACCTGACatcatctgctgctgcttcacttCCAGGTTTAAGTGTTGATGCGGACTCAGCTGGACCTGGTTCGGATCGGCTCAGATCGGTCGGTTTAGACCGGTTTAGACCCGGTTTAGACCGGTTTAGACCCGGTTTAGACCTGGTTCAGACCCGGGATAGACCAGTTTAGACCGGTTCAGATCGGTTCAGACCGGTCTGAATCAGGTCCAAACCGGTTTACACCGGTTCAGAAACCAGTTTAAACTcagttcagaccggttcagaccggtgatggcaaaacggtactagtttcttctgagcgtagtaagattttcgTCCACAGGTCGAGGCGCGGCCGTCAcctgatcccgctgcaccaataggatgcgcgttactagtaaacacaatatattaatattaataacccaatatcgcgctacagtttgtcacctccacgacacataCAGTATCGTGACGTTTTCCTACtgcgatatattgttacagccagtactcgagttgaggggggatgatgggggatggcatccccccctgaaataaaaacggtccaaatcatcccccctgtaaaactgccatccctcctttccatcccttatgtcatttcatcaatgaatgtggttttactgctatttcaacatttagagtcatcaccagaaaaataacaccagaaaaataacttatttgacaattttcacctgtttcacgtaaattttcacttgaaataagtagaaaaatctgccagtgggacaagatttatcttctcattacaagcaaaaaaaaaattctacttattttaagtgaaaatacagaaacaggtgaaaattgttgtttttttccagtgacgaatcttgttttaagtgtaatgagattttttttactaaaatgagacattttaactagaaataagacaaatattcttgttaagattttgagtttttgcagtgatccattttacttatcctgtgaaggacagagtcatattgataagttcagaaaactgttctttattgttgtgttttgatgtatttgatgtaagcccagtggatatttaaagcttacagaaggctgcatttaactgctgctatgtcattcctgcagtatttctgcaggtgttttggtcagtgctattatttgtaatatattatattatttgtaatcagcacaaatgatctgtccccatatgataaaattcaccatcccccctgatttttctttacaactcgagtactggttacacCCCTAGAAGTAAGACTTGGGTGACGTGAGTTGTTGGTGTGTTTCATGTGCTGACTGGTttttcctgccccccccccccccccccccgcccctccaGCTCCAGGATCACCCAGAACGTGGGCTCGGTCCAGCAGTACATCGCCAGCATCCGCGTCCAGGCGGCCCCTCTGACGCAGGAGTACATGACCCGGTTCTCCCAGGAGGCCGACCTGCTGAAGGCCCGCCTGGAGAAGGACCTGAGCGCCGTGAGCGGCAGCGTGAGCCCCTACGCCCAGGAGATGGTGGCCCAGCTCCAGGGCCAGGTGGAGGCGCTGAAGAAGGAGGCGGCGCCCTACGCCCAGGCCATGGACCCCGAGGCCCTGAAGACCGTCGTGCTCCAGAAGAGCCAGGACCTGAAGGGGCAGCTGGAGAAGAGCGCCGGCGAGCTCCAGGCCCAGATGGTGCCCTTCACCGAGGAGATGAAGCAGAAGATGGAGCAGAGCCTGGACGAGTTCCAGAAGAGCATCATGCCGCTGACCCAGAGCTTCGAGACCCAGCTGAGCCAGAAGAGCCAGGAGATCCAGCAGAGCCTGGCTCCCTACGGAGAGGAGATCCGGGCCAAGCTGGACGCCAGCACTCAGGACCTGCAGGCCCAGCTGGCAACGCTGTGGGAGTCCTTCACCAGGAAGACCCAGTAAACGGACTcaggaaatatttattgttCCAGCGTTGCTCCTTAATTTATTAAATACATCTGGAAGATCTGCTTTCAACTGTCTTGATCTATAATAAAGTTTGTGTCTGTTATCCTCAGGGGAGTGCTGTTTTTTCTGCAGTTTAACTCAAACACCaaacaatggccacggttacatgatgtttttaaattctgaattaattattccgaattaaataattcagaattaaactattttccttcgagtttacatggaaatagtaattccgaattaaggtttacatggaaaacacgtttgatcggctttatccaattccgcttaaggtctgggggttgggaaggttctgattggataggggggtggACGGAAGTTacatctaccggaagaaaaacaaacttagctgctacaactttgaaaagctcacattttttgtttcctgacatctgttcttttaattatttccagatcctccaagctatttattaaataaatcgtctctgctctAGAGTCTAgaacagtggttctcaaatgggggtacgcgtaccacTGGGGGTAGGTGAAgacactccagggggtacgtgagattttaaaatatacatatatttaaaaagtagcatccatgcaaaagtcttttaaaaataatgatttcataaataattgaggaaaatataagtctaaattcataaaatgaattttatcttcaggagtaggctattcaacttattatcctaaaactgcagagtatcccccacaccaggatggttccacctaacctgtcaaatgccacctggcttcacctgtcaatcacttggaccaacgatggagtcgtggttgaagcgtagcagcaatatttttatgtttaataaatcagttactgatggcacagtgctctgttttaggtcttttttttttacaaccaaaagtgctttgcgctggttagggggtacttggctgaaaaaatatttcacagggggtacatcactgaaaaaaggttgagaaccactggtgtagaccaccgtttactgcgtgctgccatcttgaaactttgtttggaaaataagCCCAGTGCGGAATATAAGTGTAATGGCGAAAGAAGGGCAAgagaacgagcagcgcagaaagaccggaattaatttaaagcggaatgagggtatacatgatcgcggaattattttatttggatttaaaatcagaataaaccagcaacttacttcggaattaagtttaattcagaatggccattttcatttggaatcAGCTGTTTAcatgtcatttttactcattttaaatcggatttcattttaattctgaattaaagaggaattaaacttcccatgtaaacacactcaATGAAAGCTCGACTAAAACAACCCTCGTTTTTACCACCGCTAGGGTCGGTCCTGTGGACCGGGCCGGGTTCTGGAGAACCCCTTCTCCTTCCTCGCTGAGGCTCAGGGATCTCAAAGCCCAGCTGAACATTCCTGGACGGTCTGGCCCGTCTTTGTCTCGTGTTGCTCGTTTTTTATCTGAGTGAACTGATTCTTCAGTTTCATGCGGcgaggaaacaaaacaaaactcaacAACAATCCTGAGATAAAAACACCAGAACTCAGAGAAACGGCAGGAAACAGTTTTCATTAAAGCACAAATATGTCTTCCATCATCTGaaatattcagttttatttcccGCTGAGCTCAGATGGACTAACTGAAGATTAGGCAACAAGACAAACAaaggtatattttttttaaggtaGCATGGGACAACACAAAAATGACATCTGGTCAACAATCATGAGCTTATGGAgctttggtgacatttgaaaaaaaaaaatggccacgcattaataacttgtggccacgagataattaatgtgTTGCGGCTTCTCTATCAAAACTTTTGTGAGCCGCTTCTGAGCGGGTCAACACAGTCAAAACAAAAGACAGACGCGGATCCAGCGTCACCTCCAAGTTGATGCAATTTAATGATAGTCCAGATTATAACTTTTACAAAAAGTATCcatcaaaaaggcaaaaaaaagcttcttaatttatttctgcaaacacaaacaataCCATGTCCCCACAAAACCAATTCATATACACctttcaaataaaggattaagtaaataaagtatatttaaaCTAACCAACATCAATTTTGGCCTCAACAAAGGTTTTGTGGGGACATGGTATTGTTTGTGTTAAGGATAGATAAGTTCAGAAATAATcattttttgttggtttgttgcgTTGTCTTCGCCCCCTCCTTTGCGTCTGCAGTGATTTAATGCGTGATTATTGACACCTGCAGATGAAAGCCAGAGTGTGAGAGTGGGAAGCGGGACAGTTTTTTGACTGCAAAGGGCAGATCGcagaaataaatttaaaaaagcttcttaatttatttctgcgtggccacgagatattaactcggggccacgcattattttgaaaaaaatcaaataacttggccacgcattaataacttgtgGCCATGAGTTAAAAATCTCAAGCAGTAGGAAAAGAAAGCAGCGGTATCTGATGAAACATAAAGTTATTGCCTGAAGGAAATGAAACAGACGAGTCGTTTTTGTAAGAAATTGTATTTATCTTCCTCCCCAGAAGTATATACAGGTCAGCTTACTGCTCCGTGTGCACATGAACATAAAAAGGCAACAGAACAGGCGACTGTGAACATGACATACAGTACGGTCCGGTAACGGCGGTAAACTCTGAGGTCCGTGAGTCGCCGTGACTGAGCGAATGACGGCAGGTTCATTCACCGCAACACGACGACTTcacagtaaaacaaaacaatcgaaAAACGGAAATAAAACTCGATCAAAGCATCTCTGCCGCCTACGAGTCCAACAACAGTTTAAATCCCAGATCGATCGATCGATGTCGACCGACGCGGGGACTCCAGTTGCTCGTAGACTTTGTCGTCCTGTGATCGGAGAAACCGACGGCATGAGGTGAAGGGGTGGCGGCAGCAGCACGGACGCTACGCTCCTCTGCGGACGCTACACTAACCGATGGTGACGCCGAAGCCGCACTGGAACTTGTTCTTGCGGTGGTTGAGGAAGGAGCAGAGGACCAGGGAGAGCGGCAGCGGCAGCAGCTTCTTCTCCAGCGTCGCTCCGACAATCCAGTTACTGTCCACCGAACCTGCAGGACCGGGATGTTAGTGAGACAATCAGAACCTTAATCAGAACTATCTTCTTCAGATTGTGGTTACAATGATTACAAGAGAAAAACATCATGAATCCCTTCTAGAGCCGCCGTCctgcaggttgttttttttttttacttttttctttttgtctgcatatgtattaatggttaataccatgttggtaaaaacctaaggcatatgtatgcatgtttaatatataatatatatcatatatattttaatatgatatatataaatatattttataaaaaatatttattctatttatatatatatatatatatatatatatatatatatatatatacacacattttttttttttttttttttgtggatttggACCAGTTGATAGAATAGTCagatagagatgaaaatccatctaaggctacgttcacactgcagctcccaagtgacccaaatccgattttttgctcatatgtgactcagatccgatttgtttatgacagtgtgaacagcacaagtcacatggaatctgatcttttcaaatcagattcaggtcgcttccatatgtggttctaaatcggatacaggtctgatgttttgcaatgcgacctcagtgtgaacagccaggtcggaattaatgcgactttgacgtcacacgcagagccccgagccgcgggggagacacgggagacggcgggggtctctccgggccgcctccgcctctcctcctcccctccccaccACTCACCTCTTTATACGACctaagatcagacgagacaacccgctgaatttaagcatattactaaataaagaagctgaggattcaaatcagcgaagcggtcgtggtcgcataacctgcccgttttacaacgagctggaccgtgtgttaggtgataaacccagctgaacgccggagagcagagctgacactccggggagcggagctagagccctgctatagcgggactgttttcttcatcccgctcccgctgcatttctgaccattaccgcccgcacctGCAACGTGTGTTACactcatggatctattataaaacactCCCGCCCGcgcccgcagtgtttacatccgctcccgcccgcttccgcaaaactctgagaattcatgcccgcataatgatagagatgcaagagaaacgtccttgacaaatctatctgatttaatgttaacatgatcattgtggagcttgatggataattggcagttcacaggcacctgttggatgcaaatccatcattgtcatcatcacacgcctctgcgcatgcgggtcagttcagggccgcgatgcgttcacactcgagtcggatataggacacattttaaaagataatgtgaacagccacacaaaaaaatcggatatggggaaaaaatcggaattgagcattaaggactgcagtgtgaacgtagcctaagAGCGCAATTGTCTGCGATAGTGAGgtttgtgagttctggaggaagagtagTACATCATCAGAATAAAGACTTATCTTGTGAGctaatgttttgcattgtatgcttttaatattttggttttgcCTAATAGCAGCTGCTAAGGGCTTAATAAATATATCGCAAATAGTGAGGGAGAAAGAGGAGCTGcaggttttaaatgtttcccagctccaacacacctgaGTCACCGAGGTCCACACACGTCTGTCGGGGACacttttaccccttttccaccaaaccggttccagagctggttctagGCCAGTGCTGGGACTGGTTCACAACTCCTTCaaccggtttgctttttcaTGACTCGGGATGCTAAGGAGAGTCACGTCATTACGTTGCTGCGTTTGCGTTGGCGAGAAAATCGGTCGTACACGGGCTTGAGCCGCGTAGCACCCTTCAGTTTTGCCTGGACTTCCTccatggacacatctctaaaagacaggttatctcctcctcagacccatgatgctttgctgcatccagattcattcttatttgaaaatgtctccgtctcccagtcttgctgttgccgttggtcttaataactcccccCTTCCGCTtatgtaagcggttctttcctctagaccagcaaagagttggtgctaccctGGAccctatgagtacagtcgatcgcacaacagctctcacagttgcacaaaagtttacgctgccactcagtctttctgccactcagtaagggctgggcgatatatcgagattttaatatatatcgatatattttcaaacgcgatatggtacgagacaatatcgtttatatcgattaaaaaaaaaaaaaaaaaaaaaaaaaaattatgatttttttaatgatttggatatagcttattttgtgacaaattgacttgaatgttttatttgagatttgcacaaatgttttgttatttgcacaactgtcaacctcagtggaaaagtctgcctgttactgtctacattgtattaattgcccagtgtatttaaatttaattgttatgcaggaaagggatatttgttttattttattcaagaagcatttttattctatatatgcaggcagtttatttttatttcatttgttttatacattttgatattgtgcagacctctgttaataaaggaacctgtgtgacatttggcacgaggctttgtattaaaactgactgtttttttaagggtttgcctcagaaaaaaatgaagctaacagagatgctatgctataatgctttgggggaaaccccaattatggcacagaaaaaatatcgatatatatcgagtatcgccattcagctagaaaatatggagatatgacttttggtccatatcgcccagccctacactcagtctttctgccactcagtgggcgtaacctgctgtgaagtcgcatctgtgacgtcgtgtgcattccctctattagcATCACACGCAGGCACGGTACCTTTGAATTGCAGGTTAGCTTTGGGCACGTCCAGCTGGTAGGCGAGTGACACGCTCGTGTCCTGCATGCGGGTGCTCGCCTCGAACTCCACCCCGACCTGCAGCTGTGGACGAACAGAGACCATCAGAAAGTTTAAAAGCGGAACACCTGGAACCTCGTCGCAGCTCCAACAGACAGTCCTGAGCGTTAAAAATGGCCCGAAGCAAAAAGGACGGGAGGTCACCTGCTCGTTGGCCTTGTGGTAGTAGGACGCGTGAGCTCCGGCCGATCCCAGCGTCATCGTGGCGATGTAGTTGCTTCCTGCAGAGAGGAAGCTGTTCAAGGAGACGCTCGGCTGGGACGATGAACGGGGCCGTGAACGGGGGACTCACCTGTGTACCTGCCCACCAGGGACATGACAGAGCCCTCCTCCCCCGGCCGGCGGTGGTACACCAGCTCCCCCCCCAGAGCCAGCGCCGGCGTTATGGACTGGAGGTAGTGGCTGATGACGATACctgaaggacaaaaaaaaggtgCAACATTAGGCCTGGGTGATAAACCGAGAATTTACCGACATTCAATACCACGTTAGTGTTCCCATGTcggtaaatacatttttttgattgtGATCTAGTGTGAGACTCGCGCATTTCAACAACTTCACacgctgagaaattaactttACCGCTCAGTAACTCCAACAGATTCCTGCAAACGAGTCACGGTAGCTACTGAGCTCtcaactcagagcagctgtcGAGCTACCgaccaatcagccaatcagaaaataaagTGTTTTTGTTGCCGGGTAAagtctgagtttcagcttcaagtGTTCCATGAATGCGTAGCGGAGGTAACCTAGGTTACCACACAGATCactcttaaacacacacaaacccaaaCCACTGCCGTTCAGGCGGCCAATTTGGGGCTaaatgtgtctttttatttgattttgtttgtttagaGTAGAACTGctgtcaataataataataataataataataataataataataataataataataataataatgaatacagCAAGAAGACAAATTATTTAATATATCATGAATATTGTGAATAGGCAAcggtagggctgcagctatcgaatattttagtaatcgagtattctactgaaattCGATTAATCAAggaaggaatcttaagttagtctttacaagtgtaaagttggggactacattgtgtttgtatttatcaaggaaagttgaataaacattggcataaagcagcatatttgcccctttctcatgttgtttacagtattaaaaacattttaaaaatacctTAAAGGGGgcttattatggcatctaatacctattttaaacaggccttgaatgtctttgccttgaacagcaaaaaatgtgaataaatcTGCGATTAATTAGTTagctatggacaacatgcgattaaagaaatgtatcatttgacagccctaatatatatatatatatatatatatatatatatatatatatatatatatatatacatatacatatatatatacatatacatatatatatacatatacatatacatatatatatatatatatatatatatatatatatatatatatatatatataccccccccccccccgagtcTGTCATGACAGGAGGCATGGTTCACCCACCGGAGCCGACGAGGACGTCGGGGTTCCCCAGTGTCACGGTGGCGGTGAAGTCTTCTCCCCTGAACTCGGCGTCTCCTTGCCAGTTCACAAACTTCTGCTGTTGTGTCTGCGGACGCCACACATCGAGACTCGGTTAAAGTCGGAGCGTGGCGGGCCGAAGGTTGGCGCCGGCGTGCCGGCAGACTCACCTGGAAGGCCAACTTGGATCGTATCCTGCCGCTGATCTGGTGGATGATCTGCGCGTTGAGGCTGCCGCTGTTGTCCA contains:
- the LOC133460597 gene encoding mitochondrial import receptor subunit TOM40 homolog, which encodes MGSVLAASSPNPPSPAAMAAAATAAAPGLTVPPGFGMPPVSSVLPPTGLVPGQQPEAENALPNPGAFDECHRKCKEVFPMQMEGVKLTVNKGLSNHFQVNHSVMLSPSADSSYKFGVMYVGTKQMGPAESFPVMVGDMDNSGSLNAQIIHQISGRIRSKLAFQTQQQKFVNWQGDAEFRGEDFTATVTLGNPDVLVGSGIVISHYLQSITPALALGGELVYHRRPGEEGSVMSLVGRYTGSNYIATMTLGSAGAHASYYHKANEQLQVGVEFEASTRMQDTSVSLAYQLDVPKANLQFKGSVDSNWIVGATLEKKLLPLPLSLVLCSFLNHRKNKFQCGFGVTIG
- the LOC133460602 gene encoding apolipoprotein A-IV-like, with translation MKGLVLFALFSVCSANILWQEPPKTNLDVVKEAFWDYVAKATLTAEDSLNQIRQSELGQEVNSRITQNVGSVQQYIASIRVQAAPLTQEYMTRFSQEADLLKARLEKDLSAVSGSVSPYAQEMVAQLQGQVEALKKEAAPYAQAMDPEALKTVVLQKSQDLKGQLEKSAGELQAQMVPFTEEMKQKMEQSLDEFQKSIMPLTQSFETQLSQKSQEIQQSLAPYGEEIRAKLDASTQDLQAQLATLWESFTRKTQ